The following coding sequences lie in one Nonomuraea muscovyensis genomic window:
- a CDS encoding TetR/AcrR family transcriptional regulator, which translates to MTAAYTLYAKPGFASTTIERLCSEARISNRAFYECFGGREELLQALHERCVEESFAYVTKALQEAPDTLDGRVEAGIRAYVEFATADWRRARIMHLEVRRSGDVLTASRQRAVQSFARLVEEASADFPATASPSRRLVAIAAIGALQELLIEWLLSEEPPELDELVEVATHIFRQSLGGT; encoded by the coding sequence ATGACGGCCGCGTACACGCTATACGCGAAGCCAGGTTTCGCGTCGACGACGATCGAAAGGTTGTGCTCGGAGGCGCGGATCTCCAACCGGGCCTTCTACGAGTGCTTCGGCGGGCGCGAGGAACTCCTCCAGGCCCTGCACGAGCGATGCGTGGAGGAGAGCTTCGCCTACGTCACCAAGGCCCTGCAGGAGGCGCCGGACACACTGGACGGCCGGGTGGAGGCCGGGATTCGGGCGTATGTCGAATTCGCGACGGCCGACTGGCGGCGGGCCCGCATCATGCATCTGGAGGTGCGCAGATCAGGAGATGTCCTCACGGCATCACGCCAGCGCGCCGTCCAGTCCTTCGCCCGCCTAGTCGAGGAGGCGTCCGCCGATTTTCCGGCCACCGCCTCGCCCTCCCGGCGGCTTGTGGCCATCGCAGCCATTGGAGCGCTACAAGAGTTGCTCATCGAATGGCTGCTGTCGGAGGAGCCGCCGGAGTTGGACGAACTGGTCGAGGTGGCCACGCACATCTTCAGACAGTCACTCGGCGGTACATGA
- a CDS encoding STAS domain-containing protein: MRVRGNPKAQVVQIGVRLDAGTSAGTRSQLHDAVDSGAGDLILDVSRLEVIDATGLGVLVGTHRRAVAAERRLVLRAVPPRVMRILAVTRLNRVLHVEAEEAAVA, translated from the coding sequence ATGCGCGTCCGGGGCAATCCGAAAGCCCAGGTGGTGCAGATCGGCGTCCGGCTGGATGCCGGCACGTCGGCCGGGACGCGGTCACAGCTGCACGACGCGGTCGACTCGGGTGCGGGCGACCTGATCCTGGATGTCTCCCGGCTGGAAGTGATCGACGCCACCGGCCTGGGCGTGCTCGTGGGCACGCATCGGCGTGCGGTGGCGGCGGAGCGTCGCCTCGTCCTGCGGGCGGTGCCCCCGCGGGTCATGCGGATCCTGGCGGTGACGCGGCTCAACCGGGTGCTGCACGTCGAGGCGGAGGAAGCGGCCGTGGCGTGA